The segment AGGTCTCATGACGAGCCATCATGTCACAATCATCAGCCAGCATCTCCTCCCGGTGCTCGTTTATTGTCTCCTTGGTCAGAATAGGGAGAGTCTTCAAGTCATTCTGGCTGTATACCCGCTCCGGGTCAAAACCATATTCTGCAAAAAGACGTCGGTAGTACGGCGAATGGTTCTGGGCATGCCGCAATAGCCGCCGCAATGCCAGTATCTGATATTCTTCAATCTGCCCCGGATAATAATTGCAGTGGTCAGAAAAAATACGGCAATATCCGCACACGTCCGGCGCCTGCATTGCCCGCCCGTAATAGAGCGGCGTTACCAGCGGATAATAAAACCCCTTGCATCCAAACATATAACCTCCCTGAACCAGTATTTTCGATACGCCCGGTCTTTCTTGAAAATCGCCTGACCCCATCATAAAATCCCCCACTGACATCTGCTGTCAGTGAAAATGGGCGAGATTATCGAAATTTGAAAATTTTTTTGGAAGATTCTGACTAAAGCGAAGGCGCATCCTGAGTTACCGGCGTCAGGGGATAGGATTCGACCTGGTCGAATGGCTACAAGTGAAGAGCCGTCAGGAAGGATTCCTGACAGCGCAATGAATAGTTACCAGCAGATGTGGACATCTGCCAGGCACGATACAAGTGAAGAACCGTCAGGAAAGATTCCTGACGGCGCAATTTGGGAAAGATTTTCCGGCTGGAAACGTCCAGTTCTGTCCGACGAAGATAGTTCTGTCCAGGCATTGTTTAAGAATCGTCCGCCCCTCGGTAGGTCAAAACCTTTATGGTTTCGACAAAATCATCCCCCGCCTTCGGCGGAGGATGATTTCCTTGTAGCCGCGCTGACAGAATCCCCACCCTTTTGACATTCCTTTCGGCTTTTCGTATCTTGGCGATGTCTATGAAAAACAACAGAGACGAAATAACTATCAAACTGACGGCTGAAGTCACCTGCGCCGGTTGAGCCAGCAAATTGGGGCCAAAGTTTTTGGCTGACCTTCTCAAGGAGATGCCGCCGGAGAGCAATCCCGCCCTTCTGGTTGGGTTTGAGACCTCCGATGACGCCGGCATCTTCCAGATTAGCGACCGTCAGGCGCTGGTTCAGACGGTGGACTTCTTTCCGCCGATTGTGGATGACCCGTACGCTTTCGGGCAGATTGCGGCCGCCAACGCCCTTTCCGATATCTATGCCATGGGCGGCAAGCCGCTGACCGCTTTGAATATTGTCGGTTTTCCGGATGGAGTTCTGCCGCCGGAAATACTGAAAAAAATTCTTCTCGGCGGCGCGGAAAAAATAAAAGAGGCCGGCGCCGTGGTCGTCGGCGGTCATTCCATCAAAGATAAAGAATTGAAATTCGGCGTGGCTGTCACCGGCATCATCGATACCGACAAAATCGTCCGCAACATCGGCGCCAAACCGGGCGATATTCTGTTCTTGACCAAACCGCTTGGCACCGGCATCATCACTACCGCCATCAAACGGAATCTCGCTTCGCCCGAAGATATTGCCACTGTCACTAAATCAATGGCGACACTGAATAATGTCGCATCTGAACTGATGGTTCAATTCGGGGCTCATGCCGCCACCGATATCACCGGCTACGGACTTCTCGGGCATGCGTACGAAATGGCGAATGGCTCTGAGGTAACCCTGAAAATCTCTTTTGACCGCCTCCCGCTTTTCCCGAATGCAATGAAATTCGCCAACGCCGGCTCGGTCCCCGGCGGGACTTCCGCCAACCGCGAATATCTGCTCGACAAAGTGGAGTATCTGAGAAAATGCACCGAAGCCGAACGGAACCTTCTCCACGATCCCCAAACCTCGGGAGGCCTTTTCATCGCCCTCGACGCCGGGAAGAGGGATGATTTCCTGAAAGCGG is part of the Candidatus Zixiibacteriota bacterium genome and harbors:
- the selD gene encoding selenide, water dikinase SelD, whose translation is MGPKFLADLLKEMPPESNPALLVGFETSDDAGIFQISDRQALVQTVDFFPPIVDDPYAFGQIAAANALSDIYAMGGKPLTALNIVGFPDGVLPPEILKKILLGGAEKIKEAGAVVVGGHSIKDKELKFGVAVTGIIDTDKIVRNIGAKPGDILFLTKPLGTGIITTAIKRNLASPEDIATVTKSMATLNNVASELMVQFGAHAATDITGYGLLGHAYEMANGSEVTLKISFDRLPLFPNAMKFANAGSVPGGTSANREYLLDKVEYLRKCTEAERNLLHDPQTSGGLFIALDAGKRDDFLKAATKSEFAVYEIGEVIAKSTKPLVIT